In Poecile atricapillus isolate bPoeAtr1 chromosome 9, bPoeAtr1.hap1, whole genome shotgun sequence, the following are encoded in one genomic region:
- the THOC7 gene encoding THO complex subunit 7 homolog produces MGAVTDDEVIRKRLLIDGDGAGDDRRINLLVKSFIKWCNSGSQEEGYSQYQRMLSTLSQCEFSMGKTLLVYDMNLREMENYEKIYKDIENSIAAAHEKISECKKQILQAKRIRKNRQEYDALAKVIQHHPDRHETLKQLEALGKELQNLSHIKENVEDKLELRRKQFHVLLSTIHELQQTLENDEKLSEAEESQETQMEAEAKQ; encoded by the exons ATGGGGGCCGTGACCGACG ATGAAGTTATCCGCAAGCGGCTGCTGATCGATGGCGATGGAGCTGGTGACGACAGGCGGATCAATTTGTTGGTGAAGAGTTTCATTAAGTGGTGTAATTCCGGATCTCAGGAGGAAGG ATACAGCCAGTACCAACGAATGCTGAGTACTTTATCACAGTGTGAATTTTCAATGGGAAAAACTCTTCTGGTGTATGACATGAACCTAAGAGAGAtggaaaattatgaaaaaatctATAAGGATATAG aaaatagtATAGCTGCAGCTCATGAGAAGATATCTGAATGCAAAAAACAAATCCTTCAAGCAAAAAGGATTCGAAAAAATCGCCAGG AATATGATGCATTGGCCAAAGTCATACAGCATCACCCAGACAGACATGAAACACTAAA GCAGCTAGAAGCTTTGGGAAAAGAACTGCAAAATCTTTCTcacattaaagaaaatgttgaaGATAAG TTGGAGCTGAGAAGGAAGCAGTTCCATGTTCTCCTGAGCACCATCCATGAACTTCAGCAAACCCTGGAGA ATGATGAAAAACTTTCAGAAGCTGAAGAATCTCAAGAAACTCAGATGGAAGCAGAGGCCAAGCAGTAG